The genomic interval CCGAAGCGCGGCCCGTCGTGGAGACGTCGAGGCCGCGGCCGTGCTGGGCCACGATGCGGTTGAGCTCGGCGAGGGCCTCGATCTGGTCGACGATCACCTTGCGCATCTGCGCGGTGCTCTCGGCGGCCTCCTGCGGCATCTCGAGCACGCCGCGGCGCAGCTCATTGCGGGTGGCTTCGAGCTCGTTATGCATCTCGAACGCCATCTGCTTCATGCTGGACACGAGGTTGGCGAACTTCTCCGCCGACTGCTTGAACATCGCATCGGCTTCGTCGGTGGTCTGCCGATAGATGTCGTGCATGGCGTCGATGGTCTGGCGGTGCTCCTCTTCGGAGGCCGAGCGCACCGCCTCGAACTGGCGGGTGATCGCGGCCGATCCGGCGCCGGCGGTCTCGGCGACCACGCGAGCGATGTCGCGGGCGCGTTCCTCGGCGGCTCCGAGCGATTCATCGAGCAGCCCCGTGAAGCGCGACAGACGCTGGTCGAGATCGGCCGTGCGCAGGTCGATCGTGGTGACGAGCGATTCCAGCGCCTGCTTGCGTTCGGCGAGCGAGGCGGTGGTGTTCTTGTTGCTCTGTTCCACAACCTGGGCAGCGTCGACGAGCGCTTTGCCGTGCGCGTCGAACTGGGTCGAGAGCTGGCCGAGGTCTTCCAACGCCCTGGTGGTCTTGGCGTTGAAGACGTTGAGCTGATCTTCCAGCGTCTGAGTCGCCGCACCATTGCGCGAGGTGACGTCGTTCATGGCCGAGACGAAGTCGGCGACGCGGGTCACCAGCGCGCGCTCGAGCGAGTTGAGGTTGTCGTGCGCACCGGTCAGCACCTCCTGGAGGAGGATGTTGCCTTCGCGCAGACGCTCGAACAGGGCGACCGTGTCGGTGCGCAGGATCTTGCTGGTTTCCTGCATCTCGGTGACGGCCGCGATCGAGACCTGGCGCGACTGGTCGATTGCCGAGCGCGAGGCCTGCTCGAGGTCCTTGAGCGACTTGTTGACCGCGCCCGTCGCGATCTCGCTAGCCGAAGTGATGGTGCGGGCGACGTCGTTGCCGTTGCCCATCATCGACTGAGCGAACGCCTGACCACGCGTCTCGATCGACTTCAGCGCGTCGGAGGTGACGCGATCGATGTCGATGGTGAGCTGGCTGGTCTTCGAGCCGATCGCATCGACCAGCGCACCGCGCTTGGCGTCGATCATGTTCGACAGACGGTCGGCCTGCTGCTGGACGTAGGTGACGATCTCGTCGGTCTTGCCGGTCATGGCCTGGCCGAAGCTGCCGCTGGCGGCGAGCACCGAGCGTTCGACGTCCGCCGAGCTCGACTTGACCCGCGAGCTCGCCTCGTTCGAGGCGTTGATCAGCGCGTTCTGCGCATTGAGCGCGCTGGTCTGGATGTCGTTGGTCGCGTTCGTCGTCGCGGTGGAGAGCGCGCGCTCGATGTCGGTCGAGATCGCACGGATCTGGCTCGCCGTGTCGGCGGAGGTCGCGGTGAGCGAGGTCTGCGCCTCGCGTGCGCTGTTGAGGATCGTCGAGGCCGTGTCGGCACCGACCGCGGTCAGCGTGCGCTCGATATCGGAGGCGAGCGACTTGACGTGGTTGGCCGCTTCCGAGGACGCGGTGATCAGCGAGCCGTGGGCGTCGCGGACGCCCGCGGTGATGGACTCGATCGTCGCGCCGCTGGCTGACGACAGCGCACGATGCATCTCCGCCGCCAGCGACTTGACCTGCGTGGTCGAGTCGGCCGAGACCGCAAGCAGGGTGCTCTGCGCGTCGCGGGCGCTGGTGGTGATGGTCTCGGCGGTCGACAGGCCGGCCTGCGAGAGCGAGCGCTGCACTTCGGCCGTGAGCGACTTGACCTGGGCGGCCGCATCCGTCGACGCGGTGACCAGGGTGTTCTGCGCCTCGCGGGCACCGGCCGTGATGGTCTCGGCGGTGGCGGTGCCGGCGGTCGAGAGCGAACGTTGCACCTCGACTGCAAGCGACTTCACCTGTGTTGCCGCTTCGGTCGACGCATTGACCAGGGTGTTCTGCGCCTCGCGGGCGCCGGCCGTAATCGATTCGGCGGTAGCCGTGCCAGCCATCGACAGCGAGCGCTGCATGTCGGCCGACAGCGCCTTGATCTGGTTGGCGCTCTCGCTCGAGGCCGCAATCAGCGCGGTCTGGGCGTCGCGGGCGCCGGTGGTGATCGCCTCGGCGGTCGTGCTGCCGGCCATCGACAGCGAACGCTGCACGTCGGCGGTGAGCGTCTTGACGTGGTTGGCCGCGTCCGAGGAGGCGGTGACGAGCGTGGTCTGCACCTCGCGGGCACCGGCCAGGATCGAGGCTGCGGTTGCCGAGCCTGCCGCCGACAGCGTGCGTTCGACGTCGGCCGACAGCGCCTTGATCTGGTTGGAGGTCTCGCCGGAGGCGGAGACCAGGGTCGACTGCGCCTCGCGGGCGCTGGTCAGGATCGCGTTCGCGGCTCCCGTGCCGACCGCGGTCAGCGCGCGTTCGACGTCCGCCGAGGTCATCTTGAGCTGCGCATTGACGTCCGAGGAGACCGTCATCAGCGACTGCTGTGCGGTGCGCGCACCGGTCTGGATGGTCTCGCTGGTGTTGACCACGAGGTTGGTCAGCGAGCGCTCGGCGTCCTCGACATGCGAGCGGATCGTGGTGGAGATCATCTCGGCGCGCGACATCAGGTCGTCGCTGGCCTGGCGTCCGCTGCTCTCGATGCGGCCGGCGACGGCCTCGACCCGCGAACCGAGCAGGTCCTCGAACTGCGCCACGCGCACGTCGATGTCACTGGCGACCGAGCCGACCTTGGTCTCGATGGCCTGGTGGATATCCTGGAAGCGCGCCGTGACCGTGTCGGCGAGGTGCGTGCTGCGGGTGTCGATCGTGTCGGTAACGCTGGTGATGCGGCGGTCGACCGCCTCGATCGCCTGGGCGGTGCCGTCCGACAGGGTCGAGGTGAGGAGGGTGAGACGCGAGTCGACCGACTGCACGGCCTGGGCTGCCGTGTCGACCAGCGAGGTCGTCAGCACCGTCAGGCGCGAGTCGATCGAGTGGAGCGCGTCCGCGGCGCCACCGGTCAGCGACGTGGTCAGATGCGTCAGACGCGAGTCGATGGCCTGGAGCGCCTCGGCGGCGCCGCCCGTCAGCGACGTGGTCAGGTGCGTCAGGCGGGAGTCGACGGAGTGGATCGCCTGCGTTGCGCCGTCGGTCAGCGATGTCGTGAGGTGGGTGAGGCGGGAGTCGATCGACTGGATCGCCTGCGAGGCACCGTCGGTGAGCGAGGTGGCGAGCGTATTGAGACGGCCGTCGATGGTCTCCGTCACCGCCGTGGCGCGGGTGTCGAACGACTGCTCGAGCGCGGCGACGCGGCCGCCGAACTGCTCGTCGAAGAACTTGATGCGGCCCTCGACGGACGAGTCGAGCGTCGCGATCCTGGTGTTGAGCGAGGAGTCGAGGCTGGTGACGCGCTCGCCGAGCGTGGTCTCGAACTGCATCAGGCGCTGGTCGAGCGAGGCCGTGATCTCGCCGCCGTTCGAGGTGAGGCGGGTGTCGAAGGTGTCGACATAGGTCTTCAGCGTCTCGGCGATGTCCTGGGTCCGCTGGCCCATGCGGTCGACGATCTCGCCGCCGAAGGTCTTCACCGTGCGGTCGAACTCGGAGATGTGGCGCGTGATCAGCGCGCCGAGCGTGCCGGAATCGCGGGCGAACTTCTCCACCAGCTCGGAACCCTGGTTCCTGACCAGTTCGTCGAACGCGCTCATCTGCAGCGACAGCGAGTCGTGCGCGGTCTCGGTCTGGCTCACGACCTTGGCGACGAGGGTGTTGACCGTGGCGTCGAGCGCTTCGCTCGCTTTGTCGCCGCTTGTCATGATCTGGCCCGCCAGGCGGTTGCCGGCGTCGTCGATCTTGCTGGAGAGGTCGTTGGAGCGCAGCTCGAGCTCGAGCAGCAGCGAGTCCGAGGAGTTCTTCAGGGAGTCGTGGACCTGCTCAGTGCGTTCGGAGATGCCGTCGACGATCGCCGACGAACGCTGCTCGAATTCGCCGGTGATGCGGTCGATGCGCTCGTTCAGCATCTCGTGGACGCGGTCGGCGAGGTCGACGAACTCGTCGTGGACGTGGCCGGTCTTGAAGTTGAGGCTGGTCGTCAGCCGCTCGCTGGCGTCGAGCACGGCGCGTGTGGTCTCGGAACTGGCTTCCTCGAGGCGATCGAGCAGGTCGCCGCCGCGCTCGCCGAGCGCGAGGATCATGTTGTCGCCGGCGTTGCTGAGCGCCTGCGTGATGTGCGCGCCGCGCTCTTCCAGCGCGCCGGTGATGGACTTGGCGACCTCATCGACGCGGGAAGCGATGGCGTCGGAGATCAGCGCGATGTCGTGGCGGAGGTCGATCTGCACGCCGGAGATGGCGCTGCGCACCTGCTCGGCCTGGCCGACGAGGTTGTCGCGCTGATGCGCGATGTCCTGCAGCAGGGCGCGGATGCGCACCTCGTTGTCGCTATAGGCGCGCTCGAGCGCGGCGACTTCGTTGGCAACGAGCGTTTCGAGCTCGCCGGCGCGCGCGATCGCGCGCTCGATGCCGTCGCCCATCGCCGCGACCTCGCGGCGGATCGCCTGGCCGACGGTGACCATGGAATCGGAGGCCGAGCCTTCCGGCTCGGAGAAGCGGATCGCAACCTGCGACATCGCCTGCGCGATCATGCGCATTTCCTGGCCGCGCCAGACGAGGCTTGCCAGGAAGTAGAACAACATCACCGGCGCAAAGAACAGTGCGACGAGGCCGGCAAGCACCAGCACACCGCCGCTCTGGCCCATCGCCGACTGGATCGAGGGCAGGAAGCCGAACGTCAGCGCGGCACAGGCCGCGAGCCAGATGCCGGCGAACACGGTCGCGAAAGTATAGACGCTGCGGGCAGGGCGGCCCTTCTGCAATGCCTGGAGGATCTGGCCGATGGTCTCACGGTCGTCATTGGCGGCGCGGCGCGAGGTGCGCGGCTCCTCGATCGGCTCGAACACAGGCCGTTCGTTTGCGGCAGGGCGCGCCTCGAAGGTCGGCTCGTCGAAGACCGGCGGGGCGGGCGGCGCCACCGGGGGCGTCGTCTCGTTGCGCGCCGAGGCCACGCGGCTGGTATCCGCCGCGGTGTCGCTGATGTTCAGGGCTTCCTGGATTGCAGAAAGCGCGACTTCCGTGGGGTCTTTGACCTTCTTGGGAGTGTTCGCCATGTTCAGTTGAGCCCTCGTTACTAATACACGTCCCCCGCGAGCCTTGCCCCGTTGCAAGCCTACAGACCGGCGCATGCTGCTTGTGCGGATGCGAGCCGTCCCCACCCGGACGGCTTGTCCGCCAATTTCCGCAACATCCTATTGGCAGAGCGTCGCGAATGAAATGCCCGCGATTAAGACAATCTTAATCATCGTTAACAGGATTGGGGCGTAACGCCTTAGCAATAAATGAAATTCTCCACGGGACTCGCCGGATTGCGGCAACTTTTCGTCAATATGGCGGCGGAATTGGGTAAAATATGGATAACGTTCCGTTAACCATTTCCATGGTTGGGTTGACCCCACGCTCGCCGCCGGACCGGCGGTCCGAAATGCGATGCCGGGGCCCGCGCCATGATGCCTGAACTGCAACGGATGGACTGGATGCCCTCGCCGCCGCTTGCTCCGCTCGACAATCCCCTCGATCTCGACCATCTCGCGCGCATGACGCTCGGCGATGCCGCGCTGGAACACGAGGTGCTCGCAATGTTCGCCGAGCAGTCGACCCGGCTGATCGCGGCGATGGCGGCTCTGCCGGCGGATGCGTCAG from Bradyrhizobium arachidis carries:
- a CDS encoding negative regulator of septation ring formation, whose translation is MANTPKKVKDPTEVALSAIQEALNISDTAADTSRVASARNETTPPVAPPAPPVFDEPTFEARPAANERPVFEPIEEPRTSRRAANDDRETIGQILQALQKGRPARSVYTFATVFAGIWLAACAALTFGFLPSIQSAMGQSGGVLVLAGLVALFFAPVMLFYFLASLVWRGQEMRMIAQAMSQVAIRFSEPEGSASDSMVTVGQAIRREVAAMGDGIERAIARAGELETLVANEVAALERAYSDNEVRIRALLQDIAHQRDNLVGQAEQVRSAISGVQIDLRHDIALISDAIASRVDEVAKSITGALEERGAHITQALSNAGDNMILALGERGGDLLDRLEEASSETTRAVLDASERLTTSLNFKTGHVHDEFVDLADRVHEMLNERIDRITGEFEQRSSAIVDGISERTEQVHDSLKNSSDSLLLELELRSNDLSSKIDDAGNRLAGQIMTSGDKASEALDATVNTLVAKVVSQTETAHDSLSLQMSAFDELVRNQGSELVEKFARDSGTLGALITRHISEFDRTVKTFGGEIVDRMGQRTQDIAETLKTYVDTFDTRLTSNGGEITASLDQRLMQFETTLGERVTSLDSSLNTRIATLDSSVEGRIKFFDEQFGGRVAALEQSFDTRATAVTETIDGRLNTLATSLTDGASQAIQSIDSRLTHLTTSLTDGATQAIHSVDSRLTHLTTSLTGGAAEALQAIDSRLTHLTTSLTGGAADALHSIDSRLTVLTTSLVDTAAQAVQSVDSRLTLLTSTLSDGTAQAIEAVDRRITSVTDTIDTRSTHLADTVTARFQDIHQAIETKVGSVASDIDVRVAQFEDLLGSRVEAVAGRIESSGRQASDDLMSRAEMISTTIRSHVEDAERSLTNLVVNTSETIQTGARTAQQSLMTVSSDVNAQLKMTSADVERALTAVGTGAANAILTSAREAQSTLVSASGETSNQIKALSADVERTLSAAGSATAASILAGAREVQTTLVTASSDAANHVKTLTADVQRSLSMAGSTTAEAITTGARDAQTALIAASSESANQIKALSADMQRSLSMAGTATAESITAGAREAQNTLVNASTEAATQVKSLAVEVQRSLSTAGTATAETITAGAREAQNTLVTASTDAAAQVKSLTAEVQRSLSQAGLSTAETITTSARDAQSTLLAVSADSTTQVKSLAAEMHRALSSASGATIESITAGVRDAHGSLITASSEAANHVKSLASDIERTLTAVGADTASTILNSAREAQTSLTATSADTASQIRAISTDIERALSTATTNATNDIQTSALNAQNALINASNEASSRVKSSSADVERSVLAASGSFGQAMTGKTDEIVTYVQQQADRLSNMIDAKRGALVDAIGSKTSQLTIDIDRVTSDALKSIETRGQAFAQSMMGNGNDVARTITSASEIATGAVNKSLKDLEQASRSAIDQSRQVSIAAVTEMQETSKILRTDTVALFERLREGNILLQEVLTGAHDNLNSLERALVTRVADFVSAMNDVTSRNGAATQTLEDQLNVFNAKTTRALEDLGQLSTQFDAHGKALVDAAQVVEQSNKNTTASLAERKQALESLVTTIDLRTADLDQRLSRFTGLLDESLGAAEERARDIARVVAETAGAGSAAITRQFEAVRSASEEEHRQTIDAMHDIYRQTTDEADAMFKQSAEKFANLVSSMKQMAFEMHNELEATRNELRRGVLEMPQEAAESTAQMRKVIVDQIEALAELNRIVAQHGRGLDVSTTGRASVARQEEPMLATAGTRTDTRMRDTGSASTLPPPDLGVPASRRTEAPPVAPAGNDQGRDGWLSDLLSRTDAGQTAPNGREAPRGRPAQPQAPQGGGNPLESLSLDIGRLMDRNLAAEMWDRYQRGENKAFTKRLYTPAGQKAFDEVARKYRADRNFKGTVDRYVAEFERLLDEVARDGRGPQELRSHLTSETGLVYTLLAHAAGRLG
- a CDS encoding Hpt domain-containing protein translates to MMPELQRMDWMPSPPLAPLDNPLDLDHLARMTLGDAALEHEVLAMFAEQSTRLIAAMAALPADASALAHKLKGSARGIGAFAVADAAAGLECALRTGDHPSRAFAELKEAVAEAQDAIETILRRA